A window of Fragaria vesca subsp. vesca linkage group LG7, FraVesHawaii_1.0, whole genome shotgun sequence contains these coding sequences:
- the LOC101300286 gene encoding ras-related protein RABE1a-like gives MAAAPRARADYDYLIKLLLIGDSGVGKSCLLLRFSDGSFTTSFITTIGIDFKIRTIELDGKRIKLQIWDTAGQERFRTITTAYYRGAMGILLVYDVTDESSFNNIRNWIRNIEQHASDNVNKVLVGNKADMDESKRAVPASKGQALADEYGIKFFETSAKTNLNVEEVFFSMARDIKQRLAESDSRGTEPQSLKMNEPGGGQAAQSSSCCG, from the exons ATGGCTGCAGCACCAAGGGCTCGCGCCGATTACGATTATCTGATCAAGCTCCTCCTCATTGGCGACAGTG GCGTTGGAAAGAGTTGCCTGCTTTTACGGTTTTCTGATGGCTCCTTCACAACCAGTTTCATTACCACTATTGG AATTGACTTCAAGATAAGAACCATTGAGCTTGATGGCAAACGGATTAAGTTGCAAATTTGGGATACAGCTGGCCAGGAACGGTTCCGGACAATCACAACAG CTTACTATCGAGGAGCCATGGGTATTTTGTTGGTCTATGATGTAACTGATGAGTCATCTTTCAACA ACATTAGGAACTGGATTCGTAACATTGAACAACATGCTTCTGACAATGTCAACAAGGTACTGGTGGGAAACAAGGCTGACATGGATGAAAGCAAAAGG GCTGTGCCTGCATCTAAAGGTCAAGCTCTTGCTGATGAGTATGGCATCAAGTTCTTTGAAACT AGCGCAAAGACAAACTTGAACGTGGAGGAGGTTTTCTTTTCAATGGCCAGGGATATCAAGCAGAGACTGGCAGAATCTGATTCCAGGGGCACTGAG CCGCAATCACTCAAGATGAATGAACCTGGAGGGGGTCAAGCAGCACAAAGTTCATCATGCTGTGGTTAG